From the Candidatus Peregrinibacteria bacterium genome, one window contains:
- a CDS encoding queuosine precursor transporter translates to MTNELLFFGLTLFLLGTILLAFRIGLFALFSTVAVYSVLMNIFVTKQFFLFGLAITGGNALYGSLFLATDLIGEHYGKREALQAVGIGFFASLIFVICSQVLLLFTPNEYDFTQESLSTLFSVTPRILLGSLLAFAIAQSLDVFLFQKIKILTNGKLPFVRNNVSTILSQMVDTLIFTFVGLTSISLFGITVLGILEKNLFWEVALATFLVKILVAVLDTPFFYLGYVVKK, encoded by the coding sequence ATGACGAATGAGCTCCTCTTTTTTGGGCTAACCCTTTTTCTATTGGGAACCATACTCCTTGCTTTTCGTATCGGACTTTTCGCTCTGTTTTCCACCGTTGCTGTGTACTCGGTGCTTATGAATATTTTTGTCACGAAACAATTTTTTCTCTTTGGACTTGCCATCACTGGTGGGAATGCGCTCTACGGTTCTCTTTTTCTCGCTACAGATCTTATTGGGGAACACTACGGAAAACGGGAGGCATTGCAAGCCGTTGGCATTGGATTTTTCGCTTCGCTCATCTTTGTGATTTGTTCGCAAGTTCTCCTCCTTTTTACGCCAAACGAATATGACTTTACACAAGAATCGCTCAGCACTCTTTTTTCCGTAACTCCGCGCATCCTTTTGGGATCACTCCTCGCCTTTGCCATAGCACAAAGCCTAGATGTATTTTTGTTCCAAAAAATAAAAATACTCACAAATGGAAAACTTCCTTTTGTGCGAAACAATGTTTCCACCATTCTTTCACAAATGGTCGATACACTTATTTTTACTTTTGTAGGTCTCACTTCCATCTCTCTTTTTGGAATTACTGTTCTAGGAATTTTAGAAAAAAACCTTTTTTGGGAAGTCGCTCTTGCCACCTTTCTTGTAAAGATTCTTGTCGCTGTGCTCGATACCCCATTTTTCTATTTGGGATATGTGGTAAAGAAATAG
- a CDS encoding histidine--tRNA ligase → MVTRHFFIEILMLHQENFGDDKVIKFQSPRGMHDILPEDHDYFTVVKKAVRHRCRQAAFRRISTPVMEDAGVFDRSLGAETDVLQKEMYRLTMGDNTYALRPEGTAGICRAYLEHGMASWPQPVQLYYIEPNFRHDRPQKGRYRQFFQYGVEVLGGRDPSLDAQIILLASKILEDLLVRDRFTLQINTIGTAENRKAYENALRDYFLPKKRNLSEDSQQRIDSNPLRILDSKDEDDKILAELAPKFEGYLDDEAKEYFEKVRHFLDQLGIQYEINQKLVRGLDYYCDTVFEFIDSDGLTVCGGGRYDGLMEMLGGEPTPGFGFAAGVERLALHLKDAGVVPPEKDNVDIYVACIGDPAKGKAMRLISDLHDMGLHVRGAIGKASLKNQLRMADKFGARWTLILGDVEVRENIIILRDMKEGVQERIPFDGILHRMNELLVEQKPDTWKMGE, encoded by the coding sequence ATGGTCACACGGCATTTTTTTATTGAAATTCTCATGCTTCATCAGGAAAACTTCGGCGATGACAAGGTTATAAAGTTTCAATCGCCAAGAGGAATGCACGATATTCTTCCTGAAGATCACGATTATTTTACGGTGGTAAAAAAAGCTGTTCGTCACCGATGTCGTCAAGCGGCTTTTCGGCGTATTTCTACTCCTGTTATGGAAGATGCGGGTGTTTTTGATCGTTCCCTTGGAGCGGAAACAGATGTATTGCAAAAAGAAATGTACCGACTCACGATGGGGGATAATACTTATGCGCTTCGTCCAGAAGGAACAGCTGGTATTTGTCGTGCGTATTTAGAGCACGGAATGGCAAGTTGGCCACAGCCGGTTCAACTCTACTATATTGAACCAAATTTCCGTCACGATCGTCCGCAAAAAGGGAGGTATCGTCAGTTTTTTCAGTATGGTGTTGAGGTGCTTGGTGGACGTGACCCATCACTCGATGCTCAAATTATTCTTTTGGCAAGCAAGATTCTTGAAGATCTCCTTGTTCGCGACCGATTCACACTCCAAATTAATACCATTGGAACTGCAGAAAATCGAAAGGCATACGAAAATGCTTTGCGCGATTATTTTCTCCCGAAAAAACGAAATCTCTCAGAAGATTCTCAGCAGAGAATTGATTCTAATCCACTCAGAATTCTTGATAGCAAAGATGAAGATGATAAAATTCTTGCGGAACTGGCTCCAAAGTTTGAGGGGTATCTTGATGATGAAGCAAAAGAATATTTTGAAAAAGTTCGTCATTTTCTCGATCAGCTTGGAATTCAGTACGAAATAAATCAAAAACTTGTTCGAGGACTCGACTATTACTGCGATACGGTTTTTGAATTTATCGATTCCGATGGACTTACGGTGTGTGGAGGAGGACGATATGACGGTCTTATGGAAATGCTGGGAGGAGAGCCAACACCAGGATTTGGTTTTGCCGCTGGAGTGGAGCGCCTTGCTCTGCACTTAAAAGATGCAGGAGTAGTTCCTCCAGAAAAAGATAATGTCGATATTTATGTGGCGTGTATCGGTGACCCCGCAAAGGGGAAGGCAATGCGCCTCATTTCCGATCTTCATGACATGGGACTTCATGTTCGTGGAGCGATTGGGAAAGCATCATTAAAAAATCAGCTTCGCATGGCAGATAAATTTGGCGCACGCTGGACGCTTATTTTAGGAGACGTGGAAGTACGAGAAAACATTATTATTCTTCGAGACATGAAAGAAGGGGTGCAAGAGCGCATTCCGTTTGATGGTATTCTACATCGTATGAATGAGCTCTTGGTCGAGCAAAAGCCAGATACATGGAAAATGGGAGAATAA
- the mraY gene encoding phospho-N-acetylmuramoyl-pentapeptide-transferase, with protein sequence MNSVEQPEVIFETIPFLITLFSYGVATFCFFLLLQPIYYRIATTLKIQQEIREHTSDGRIAQVFRALHLKKSGTPTGGGVLIWGSVLIVTLFSRLLSFVGIIDKSLLQRGEVYLPLFSLIIMGIFGAIDDFWNARKIGKKRGIEVAPKMIFLIFFALLGALWFFFRLGYNEISIPGMGMLQIGWLAIPLYIFVIVATANAVNITDGLDGLAGGLLITSFTTFGALAFFRGHFFLAIFCGIIVSALFAFLWFNVPPAKFFMGDTGSLALGACLGVIALMIDAVAILPIVGIIFVLETLSVIIQITSKRLRNGKKIFLSTPVHHHFEAIGWTEPQIVMRFWIIGGAFAGIGLIIGLVGLTT encoded by the coding sequence TTGAATTCTGTGGAACAGCCAGAAGTAATCTTCGAAACCATCCCCTTCCTCATTACCCTTTTTTCGTATGGTGTTGCCACCTTCTGTTTTTTTCTCCTCCTCCAACCCATCTATTACCGCATTGCCACCACGTTAAAAATACAACAGGAAATTCGCGAACACACCTCTGATGGACGTATTGCTCAGGTTTTTCGAGCACTTCATCTCAAAAAATCGGGTACACCAACCGGTGGAGGTGTCCTTATTTGGGGTTCTGTACTCATTGTCACTCTTTTTTCTCGCCTTCTTTCTTTTGTAGGAATAATCGACAAATCTCTTCTTCAACGAGGAGAAGTGTATCTTCCTCTCTTTTCGCTAATAATCATGGGAATTTTTGGCGCAATAGACGATTTTTGGAATGCGCGAAAAATCGGAAAAAAACGTGGAATTGAGGTGGCACCAAAAATGATCTTTCTTATCTTTTTTGCTCTCCTCGGAGCGTTGTGGTTCTTTTTTCGTCTTGGGTACAACGAAATTAGCATCCCTGGAATGGGAATGCTGCAGATAGGATGGCTCGCTATTCCGCTCTATATTTTTGTTATTGTCGCCACCGCAAACGCAGTGAACATTACCGATGGACTTGATGGGCTCGCAGGAGGTCTTCTTATTACCTCGTTTACCACGTTTGGTGCACTCGCTTTTTTTCGAGGGCATTTTTTTCTCGCCATTTTTTGTGGGATAATTGTTTCCGCCCTTTTTGCCTTTTTGTGGTTCAATGTTCCTCCTGCGAAATTTTTTATGGGAGATACGGGCAGTCTTGCTCTTGGCGCCTGCCTCGGAGTAATTGCCCTCATGATTGATGCCGTTGCCATTTTACCGATTGTTGGTATTATTTTTGTCCTCGAAACCCTTTCTGTCATTATTCAAATTACTTCAAAACGACTTCGGAATGGAAAAAAGATTTTTCTCTCTACTCCAGTTCATCATCATTTTGAGGCGATTGGATGGACAGAACCACAAATCGTTATGCGATTTTGGATTATTGGTGGCGCATTTGCTGGTATTGGGCTTATTATCGGACTTGTTGGACTTACCACATAA
- the tilS gene encoding tRNA lysidine(34) synthetase TilS, which yields MKKFREKLLYNRAKEHLHHLLQKYNIQKKKILLALSGGSDSVFLGTLLAKELPKELLLVAHFDHRLRKSSMHDAEFCKEWAQKNALCFFSEQWENPEDSEEKARNARQAFLFSLAKHEGVEAIALGTHGDDNAETIFHHFLRGSGAKGLSGILEFHAETQLFRPILPFRKQEILSFLAEEKITFCEDETNSSSRYTRNFLRNEVFPLLQTRFPDFRENLLRQAEIFRRQSNFCEQSAEKFLEEQKEYISRKEFLYLPEAVQTEAIRQLFAPKNLDFSQIENVRAFFCIGKSGKKMLLCGKKISLFSDGIFLE from the coding sequence ATGAAAAAGTTCAGAGAGAAATTATTGTATAATCGAGCAAAAGAGCACCTGCACCATCTTCTTCAGAAATATAACATTCAGAAAAAGAAAATTCTTCTTGCACTCTCTGGTGGTTCAGATTCTGTCTTTTTAGGAACACTCCTCGCAAAAGAACTTCCAAAAGAACTCCTTCTCGTCGCACATTTCGATCACCGATTACGAAAATCCTCCATGCATGATGCCGAATTTTGCAAAGAGTGGGCACAAAAAAACGCTCTCTGTTTTTTTTCTGAACAATGGGAAAATCCAGAAGATTCTGAGGAAAAAGCAAGAAACGCACGGCAAGCATTTCTCTTTTCACTCGCAAAGCATGAAGGAGTAGAGGCTATTGCCCTCGGAACACATGGAGATGATAATGCCGAGACTATTTTTCATCATTTTCTCCGCGGATCGGGAGCAAAAGGACTTTCTGGCATTTTGGAATTTCATGCAGAAACACAGCTTTTTCGTCCGATTCTCCCCTTTCGAAAACAAGAAATTCTCTCATTTTTAGCAGAAGAAAAAATTACATTCTGCGAAGATGAAACAAACAGCAGCTCTCGCTACACTCGAAATTTTCTCCGAAATGAGGTTTTCCCTCTGCTCCAAACACGCTTTCCAGATTTTAGGGAAAACCTTCTCCGACAAGCAGAGATCTTTCGGCGACAGAGTAATTTTTGCGAGCAAAGTGCCGAAAAATTTCTTGAAGAGCAGAAGGAATACATTTCCCGAAAAGAATTTTTGTATCTTCCAGAAGCAGTACAAACAGAAGCAATTCGTCAGCTATTCGCTCCGAAAAATCTTGATTTTTCGCAAATAGAAAATGTACGAGCGTTTTTTTGTATCGGAAAATCTGGAAAAAAAATGTTGCTCTGTGGCAAAAAAATATCTCTTTTCTCCGATGGAATTTTTTTAGAATAA
- a CDS encoding peroxidase family protein: MTFRGIFAVFLLLCFPEIILADNPFSAPPVFQQSTPFEETKSPVSSENTTPEVSEEVQTENIFSPPFVNVPEEESLPREEENFAEEWEFPEVKKELGADAFFTDPPNSLSRLLKEFRTITGIKNNPWHPEWGSANTPLLRFFPSKYSDSLSSPAGKTRPNPREISNTVFAQDTSIENSQGLTSMVWQWGQFLDHDITFTETLSYEPLPIAVPAGDPWFDAQNTGTEQIPFQRSEYEHGSGNSPFSPREQINRITSFIDGSNIYGSDELRANALRTFSGGKLKTSSGNLLPKNTDGFSNAGGTDPNFFLAGDVRANEQLGLLAMHTLFVREHNRIAEQIFLQKPQFTDEQIYQLSRRIVVAEIQVITYREFLPALLGREFPSYRGYKEKEDPGIRNEFSTAAFRFGHTLINTTLLRLDNRGNEIPEGNLALHDSFFRPDLVKKDEDIGYLLKGLTVQKMQELDTFVVDDLRNALFGTAGSGGMDLVSLNIQRGRDHGLPSYTELRAYLELPPIRNFSDITKEEKIQNRLRDTYGSVENIDAWVGMLAEDHIPEASMGRTMKRLVVRQFIALREGDQFWYERIFQGRNKNILERTRLSNIIRKNTQISNLPRDVFTGK, encoded by the coding sequence ATGACATTTCGCGGTATTTTTGCTGTTTTTCTTCTCTTGTGTTTCCCTGAAATTATTCTTGCAGATAATCCATTTTCTGCACCCCCTGTTTTTCAACAGAGCACACCTTTCGAGGAAACAAAAAGTCCTGTTTCCTCAGAAAATACAACACCAGAAGTTTCAGAAGAAGTTCAGACGGAGAATATTTTCTCCCCCCCCTTTGTCAATGTACCAGAAGAAGAATCTCTCCCAAGAGAAGAGGAAAATTTTGCAGAAGAATGGGAATTTCCCGAAGTGAAAAAGGAGCTCGGGGCAGATGCATTTTTTACAGATCCCCCCAATTCTCTCTCTCGTCTTTTGAAAGAGTTTCGTACCATCACTGGAATAAAAAATAACCCTTGGCATCCCGAATGGGGAAGCGCCAACACCCCCCTACTCCGCTTTTTTCCATCGAAATACAGCGATAGTCTCTCTTCCCCGGCAGGAAAAACAAGACCGAATCCACGAGAAATTAGTAATACGGTTTTTGCGCAAGATACAAGTATTGAAAACAGTCAAGGGCTTACCAGCATGGTGTGGCAGTGGGGACAATTTCTTGACCACGACATTACTTTTACTGAAACGCTCTCTTACGAACCGCTTCCTATTGCTGTTCCCGCTGGAGACCCATGGTTTGACGCACAAAATACAGGAACAGAGCAGATTCCATTTCAACGCTCAGAATATGAGCACGGAAGCGGAAATAGTCCATTTTCTCCGCGAGAACAGATAAATCGGATTACCTCCTTTATTGATGGTTCAAATATATATGGATCCGACGAATTGCGAGCAAATGCACTCCGAACATTTTCTGGAGGAAAACTTAAAACGAGCTCTGGAAATCTTCTTCCTAAAAATACAGATGGATTTTCCAATGCCGGCGGAACTGATCCCAATTTTTTCCTCGCTGGAGACGTACGCGCCAACGAGCAGTTAGGACTTCTCGCTATGCATACACTCTTTGTTCGTGAACACAATCGAATTGCAGAGCAAATATTTCTCCAAAAACCACAATTCACCGATGAGCAAATCTACCAACTCTCCCGAAGAATTGTTGTTGCCGAAATTCAAGTCATCACCTATCGCGAATTTCTTCCAGCACTTTTGGGAAGAGAATTTCCCTCATACAGAGGCTATAAAGAAAAGGAAGATCCGGGGATTCGAAATGAATTCTCAACAGCTGCTTTTCGATTTGGTCACACACTGATCAATACAACTCTTCTCCGACTCGACAACAGAGGAAATGAAATTCCCGAGGGAAATCTTGCGCTACATGATAGTTTTTTTCGACCCGATCTCGTGAAAAAAGATGAAGATATTGGGTATCTCCTAAAGGGATTAACGGTGCAAAAAATGCAAGAACTCGACACATTCGTGGTCGATGATTTGCGGAACGCCCTCTTTGGCACTGCCGGTTCTGGCGGAATGGATTTAGTTTCCCTCAACATTCAACGCGGACGTGATCATGGTCTTCCATCATATACAGAACTCAGAGCATATTTGGAACTTCCGCCCATAAGAAATTTTTCTGACATTACTAAAGAAGAGAAGATCCAAAATAGACTCCGAGATACCTATGGAAGCGTGGAGAATATTGATGCGTGGGTAGGAATGCTGGCAGAAGATCATATTCCTGAGGCAAGTATGGGAAGAACCATGAAGCGACTCGTTGTTCGACAATTCATTGCGCTACGTGAAGGAGATCAATTTTGGTATGAAAGAATTTTTCAGGGACGGAACAAAAATATCTTGGAACGAACGAGACTTTCAAACATTATCCGAAAAAATACACAGATCAGCAATCTCCCAAGAGATGTTTTTACCGGAAAGTAA